A genomic region of Rhodoflexus caldus contains the following coding sequences:
- a CDS encoding translation initiation factor — translation MAKSHKNRSGVVYSTDPDFVYQENDPAEPETLAPGQQQLKLLLDRKRAGKIATIVEGFVGSSSDLETLGKQLKTKCGVGGSTKDGIIIIQGDFREKIYEWLLKEGYKVKKAGG, via the coding sequence ATGGCCAAATCACATAAAAACCGCTCCGGCGTTGTTTACAGCACCGACCCTGATTTTGTTTATCAGGAAAACGACCCTGCCGAGCCGGAAACGCTGGCACCCGGACAACAGCAACTTAAACTGTTATTAGACCGCAAAAGAGCAGGCAAAATTGCCACCATTGTGGAAGGGTTTGTCGGGAGTTCCTCGGACTTGGAAACACTGGGCAAACAACTCAAAACCAAATGCGGCGTGGGAGGCAGCACCAAAGACGGTATTATTATTATTCAAGGCGATTTCAGAGAAAAAATCTACGAATGGCTTCTCAAAGAAGGCTACAAGGTAAAAAAAGCAGGCGGCTGA
- a CDS encoding LolA family protein — protein MKQIFASLLITLFAYIHFAAAQNTRDPKAEAILNAMSERYKKMSAFRAEFSYNLRSPQEKLDETFTGTITVKGAKFRLKLGNQEVYNNQTTVWTYSKEDNEVTITEYDPDSGDINPAEVYNMYKKGFKYNYMEEKKENNEVFDVIDLTPDDKNLNYFKIRLTINKRTRDLKSWQIFEKNGRRSLYSINKFQPDIVVADSFFNFDKSQYPKVTEVDLR, from the coding sequence ATTTTGCGGCAGCCCAAAATACCCGCGACCCTAAGGCAGAAGCCATTTTAAACGCCATGAGTGAGCGTTATAAGAAGATGAGCGCCTTTCGCGCAGAGTTCAGTTATAATTTACGCAGCCCTCAGGAGAAATTAGACGAAACGTTTACCGGAACCATTACGGTCAAGGGGGCAAAATTTCGCCTTAAATTGGGTAATCAGGAGGTTTATAATAATCAAACCACAGTTTGGACATATTCTAAGGAAGACAATGAAGTAACCATTACCGAATATGACCCCGACAGCGGCGATATTAATCCTGCCGAGGTTTACAACATGTACAAAAAAGGTTTTAAGTACAACTATATGGAGGAAAAGAAGGAAAACAATGAAGTGTTTGATGTTATTGACCTGACTCCTGACGATAAAAACCTTAACTACTTCAAAATCAGGCTGACCATTAACAAGCGTACCCGCGACCTGAAAAGTTGGCAGATTTTTGAAAAAAACGGGCGGCGTTCGCTTTACAGCATCAACAAATTTCAGCCAGACATTGTAGTGGCAGACAGTTTTTTCAACTTTGATAAGTCGCAATATCCCAAAGTAACCGAGGTTGATTTACGTTAA